From the genome of Podospora bellae-mahoneyi strain CBS 112042 chromosome 2, whole genome shotgun sequence:
TGCGTGCCCCCTACAGAGACACAAGGCTACACCATCAGACAAAGGATAGCCAACTTGCTCTGGCACTTCAGCGGCAAATCGAATGGACATCATTCGGGACCACCTTTAACCCATTCAAACGCCACCTCACCATCCGCCCCTTGGTGCTGTGGTACAACAACCGCATCATGGATCGGCTCATTGGCCAGGAAATCGACAAGAGATACACTGAGCATCTGCAGGATCAAGGCTCAGGTGAAAGGCGCTCCAAATCCGTCATGTCGCTCGTGCTGGCTCAGTTCCTAGAAGAAGCCCAAGTCAAAGGCGCCCCGCCCCCTCTATCCGAGTTCAAGAAACTAGTTGCGCCCCAACTGCGCGGATTCCTGTTTGCTGGCCGAGACACGACGAGTAGCACCCTTCTCTATTGTTTTCACCTCTTGGCTACGCATCCCGAAGCGCTCAAAAGACTCCGCAGCGAGCACGGTGAAGTCTTTGGCGACAGGCTGAACGCGTCAAAAGCCCATCAGGCCATTGCAAAGGAACCTCAACGGCTCAACCAACTGCCGTACACGACAGCGGTGATCAAGGAAGCGCTTCGGCTGTTTCCTCCCTCTGCGTCTCTACGCGAAGGCCGCGCTGGAGTCGATCTTGTGGATGAGAAAGGAAGGCGGTATCCCACCGAGGGATGCAACGTGTGGACGCTGACAGTGGCGCTGCATCACAATGCCGTTTATTGGAAGCAGGCCGAGTCCTTTGTGCCAGAgcggtggttggtgggacCTGAGGATCCCATGTACCCCGTCAAGGGGGCGTGGAGGGCGTTTGAGCTTGGCCCTAGGGCTTGCATTGGGCAGACGTTGGCGCTGATGGAACTTCGAGTTGCGCTGGTGATGACACTCTCCGAGTTTGATATCACTCCGGCGTACGAGGATTGGGATAGGATGCATCCGAGGCCGGGTGTCAAGGTGGTGAATGGAAATAGGGCCTATCAGGCagagaagggtggtggtggtgcgcaTCCTGCTGATGGATTTCCTTGTCGGGTTATGCTTCGCGACATGGATGGTAAGAGAGGGTGACGTTCAGGGGTAATGCACCATTCTTCAGCTTTCCCATGTCAACACTCGATATATTCAGAAATACCAAATCATCTTTCTTATTCCCTCTCACTTGGAACGAACAGGTGACAAATGCCCATGAACGTGTTTATTTCTTACCATGACCTACTGCCCCTGAGCAGCCCCTGGCTAACCCTTGGCTAACCCCCTGAATCCAGGATCCACTATCCACAAGATCACCAGCCTCCTCAATCAAAGCCGGTCGACACATTACACAGGCGCCATTACCTCACTTTCCAGCCAAAATATCAGCAGCAATCTTCTCCGCCAATGCGTACACCGTCCCCATAGGCTGCCCATCAATCGCAAACGGGAACGCCGACGCATCCACCACCCGaacaccatccacccccaaaaccctcgcATTCGAGTCCACCACCGCATTCGGAtcatccctcttccccataGCGCAAGTCCCCACACCAGCGTAATACGCATCCGACGTCTCAGCAATATAATTGTAAATCTCCTCATCAGTCTGATACCTCTCCCCAGGCAGAATCTCCGGCCCATCAATCACCTCTTGCATCGTCTCCGACGCCACAATAGCCCTGCACCGGCGAAacgcagcaacagccatcTCCTTATCCCTCGGATCGTCCAACCAACGGGGATCAACAATTGGATTCTGCGCCGTATCAGTACTATTAATCGTCACCGACCCCCGACTGAACGTCGTCATCAGCGCCGCCGACATGCTAAAGTAATTCTTCCCATCATACTGCGGGACAAACGTGTCGTCCAAGGCAATGTAGGAAAAAGTCGGCCAGTCCTCAGGGAATTCTTTTTCGATATCTGCCGCCGTCGAGTCCTTGAGCATGCCGGGCTGGTGCTTCTCAAAGGCAAAGTAGTCCTGCCCGGGGTTGGTCAGCAGCCCGGTGCGGAAGTTGTTGTACTCGTAGATGGACCGGGGGAGGGTCTCCTTGCTGCCCATCAGCTGGCTGTGGCTTTCTACTTTTACCGGGCTGGTCgggccgaggatgatggtgtctTGCATGTTCTTGCCGACGCCGGGGCGGTCGGAGAGGACGGGGatgtcgagcttctcgagggtGTCCCGGGGTCCGATGCCCGAGACCATCAGGAGCTGGGGGGAGCGCATCACgccggcggagaggatgacTTCTTTTTTGGCGCCAATGGTCCACTCGAAGCCGTCGGTGCTCACCTTGACGCCGGttgcctttttcttgtcgTCGAATAAGATCTTCTTGACGAGGGTGCGAGTGTAgaagttgaggttgttgctcTCGAGGAGGGCGTCGTGGAGGTAGGAGGTGGATGCTGTCTCGCGGCGCCGGGTGTAAGGGTTGATGGTGTGCGTGATGTAGGACCGGCCGAGCAGGTTGCCGTCGGAGAAGCCTTGCACTTCGGGAAAGCCCAGTTTGGCGAGTGCCTTGTCCACCCAGGACGAGATGGCGTTAGTCCAGTAGGGGTAGGCGACGTGGACTGGCCCGCCGGACTCGGAGAATGCAGAAAGGTTGTTGACGGCAGTGGCATTGGCAGGTCTTGGGTTTGTGTTGGGGCCGGAAAACGTTACGCTTTTCTGGAAGTACGGCAGCCAGTTGTCCCAGGTGTATGCATCGTCACCGACCTGCTCGGCCCATTTCTTGTAGGCCCCTTTCGAGCCGCGGTGATAGAGCATCGCGCCGCGGGCTGTGCTGCCACCTAGTGTCTTTCCCTGCATGTAAAACATGGCTCTTTTGGCGAGACCCTACAATGATGCGTTAGCTCTCCTGTTCCTCTGAGTGTCCATAGAGAGGGTATACATACTGGCTGTGGCACAGTGTACTGATACCAGTCAAATAAGGGGTTCTTCACGTGGCCATTATCGAAGAAGTAGTTGAACAGATACATGGGCACCTCGGTCATATTTCCCCCCTCAATCTCGTAGAAACCGCCTGCTTCGATCACAGCCACCGAGTTGGCGTTGTCTTCGGAAAGTCGCTTGGCCATCGCTAAGCCAGCagtgccgccgccaacaatCACGTAGTCGAATGATTGCCCTGGCCAACCGTAGGGCCCGAAGTGCGAGCTAAGCAAGTCTTTTGCCTGGATACGACCATCCATGCGAGCTTCATCATGGTTTTTTGTCGTGGTGAACAGGGACGAGACTCGAGGAATAGCATTGAAGGCAGAGAGATACAGCGGCTGCTGTGTTGCAGTGGCAATGCCAACGCTGATTGTCCGCGACAGGGCGACGAGGTAGAGTGGTAGGGATCTCATTTTGAGCGTCAAGTGGGTAGGTAATGTTAACAGTTCGGCAAAGCTGGAATATAGTTGAACACTACTAGTGAGATCAAGTAAATCTATATAGCCAAGAGAGTCTCTTTTGGCTATGTAGGTACCTACCCATCTCGGATTCCAATCTGTTCAATTGCTATATGTCGGACCGTATTGTGCCTCCGTCTATCGGTCTCCAGCTTTGAGGGTGTATACCCTAGTAGGGTTCGCTTTCCGGAGACAGAGCGAGCCGCATACCGATGGTGCCGACTTTCGCGGTGGCCGTTTGCAGCTCTGTATAAAGTTGAACCCAATGTCGCTCCCAATGTCGTTCGGTCAACGACGTCTTGCTCAAAACACCTTCACACGAATAATCGCACACCATGGCCGGTATTGGAGTCGAGGCAATCGCAGTCGTGACAGGATGCTTCCTCTCGGGTAAGGATCAACCCCGTCCTGAAGCTACAAGGCGACAAACTAAGCATCTGCGCGCGCAGGAGCCATCATGAGCGTCTTCCTGATCACAATTCCGGTGCTCATCGCAACGACAAAGGAGCCGACGAAGTTGGTCAACCAATGGAGACGTGTGTATCTCAGCGGTCACGTCAAAGGACCGGCCATAGCAACCACTACGGGTCTTGTCTACGTCTATGCGGCCTGGAGCAAATACGCAGCCGGCGAGCCGTGGCGTGTTTTTGCCCTCGCC
Proteins encoded in this window:
- a CDS encoding hypothetical protein (COG:S; EggNog:ENOG503P9EU), yielding MAGIGVEAIAVVTGCFLSGAIMSVFLITIPVLIATTKEPTKLVNQWRRVYLSGHVKGPAIATTTGLVYVYAAWSKYAAGEPWRVFALAGATTVSIVPYTLTFMQGINNALFRADALTGKGVEPSWADAETLVLRWGRLNAIRALIPLAGGIIGLLGTCQVLSF
- a CDS encoding hypothetical protein (COG:Q; EggNog:ENOG503NXDV), coding for MYASQVFVLGAISALLLFVTRFYAARKQVWKLKSANLPMPEFKLTSGHFLALKETVKTLPKNATLHTVMMQLSKKFPSGMFYINMWPFSGTWLVVTTPSGASQCQTLNLIKPLILTKPLETIGGGPSLITMNGETHKKWRSLFNPGFSPSYLVGLAPMIAEEVAVFCRLLREQAGNKNAEVLKLEDLTLRLTVDTIGAVALDTRLHHQTKDSQLALALQRQIEWTSFGTTFNPFKRHLTIRPLVLWYNNRIMDRLIGQEIDKRYTEHLQDQGSGERRSKSVMSLVLAQFLEEAQVKGAPPPLSEFKKLVAPQLRGFLFAGRDTTSSTLLYCFHLLATHPEALKRLRSEHGEVFGDRLNASKAHQAIAKEPQRLNQLPYTTAVIKEALRLFPPSASLREGRAGVDLVDEKGRRYPTEGCNVWTLTVALHHNAVYWKQAESFVPERWLVGPEDPMYPVKGAWRAFELGPRACIGQTLALMELRVALVMTLSEFDITPAYEDWDRMHPRPGVKVVNGNRAYQAEKGGGGAHPADGFPCRVMLRDMDGKRG
- a CDS encoding hypothetical protein (CAZy:AA3; COG:E; EggNog:ENOG503NXH9), producing the protein MRSLPLYLVALSRTISVGIATATQQPLYLSAFNAIPRVSSLFTTTKNHDEARMDGRIQAKDLLSSHFGPYGWPGQSFDYVIVGGGTAGLAMAKRLSEDNANSVAVIEAGGFYEIEGGNMTEVPMYLFNYFFDNGHVKNPLFDWYQYTVPQPGLAKRAMFYMQGKTLGGSTARGAMLYHRGSKGAYKKWAEQVGDDAYTWDNWLPYFQKSVTFSGPNTNPRPANATAVNNLSAFSESGGPVHVAYPYWTNAISSWVDKALAKLGFPEVQGFSDGNLLGRSYITHTINPYTRRRETASTSYLHDALLESNNLNFYTRTLVKKILFDDKKKATGVKVSTDGFEWTIGAKKEVILSAGVMRSPQLLMVSGIGPRDTLEKLDIPVLSDRPGVGKNMQDTIILGPTSPVKVESHSQLMGSKETLPRSIYEYNNFRTGLLTNPGQDYFAFEKHQPGMLKDSTAADIEKEFPEDWPTFSYIALDDTFVPQYDGKNYFSMSAALMTTFSRGSVTINSTDTAQNPIVDPRWLDDPRDKEMAVAAFRRCRAIVASETMQEVIDGPEILPGERYQTDEEIYNYIAETSDAYYAGVGTCAMGKRDDPNAVVDSNARVLGVDGVRVVDASAFPFAIDGQPMGTVYALAEKIAADILAGK